The Lachnospiraceae bacterium KM106-2 nucleotide sequence TTAGACCCATCACAGCACTTGGAAGCTCCTGTGCCACATATCCTAAACGCATCTTATTCTTTATAATTTGTCCGGTATAGTCCACATAATCAGATACCAGTGATTCATCATAGATTAACTTCATCAATGTGGATTTTCCGTTGCCTTCTTCACCAATGATAACCGCCTTATCCCCGTCATTGAGAACAAAAGATAGATTGGATATTAAGGTTCTTAGATCTTTTTTATGTGAAATAGTTAAATCCTTTATTTGTAACATCGTATCGCTTCCCTTCTACGATCATCACCATGTGGAATGGTTCCATTATTGGGTGATTTATCGCATAACATAGAGTTTTACTTGCAAAACTCTCCGCGCCTAACGCGATCACGAAGTGATAAACTCATTCCGCGTGAGTGCGCATCTTGGCTTTCTACTTTTTAGAAAGCCTTTTTTAATTGATAGGAGGCTAGTTTCCTATCAATTAAAAAATAGTCTGTCTTCAGCCGAAACCGAAAACAGACTATCCATTACTTCTCACAAAGAGATACGTAAGACACGAATAAAGGTAACGAACATCATAATCTATTTGTCGGTAACAGAAATAAACCTGAAAAAATCAGGCGACTGAAGAAACATTTTCTGTTAACATTCGATAAATAGATTATTTTCTCATTTTATCACTCTTTTCGTCATTAATATAACTATACTAGCAAAACAGGAATATTATGTCAAGTAATAGTGCAGCAGATGGATTATTCTGATTACCTAAGTTTACATAAATGTATTATGTAAACTTAGTTGGCAAAATTATTTAATCTGTTCAAATTTAATCTTAGGGTAATAAATCTGAGTATTAAAATTAATTTTAAGATTCCCTTTTTTCTGAGTTAGGCATGAATTCTGTTCATCCCATGAGAAGTTAGTATTCTTAATTGGCATCTTGATTGTTCTTAAATTAATTAATTTCGTATTGAGCACTGTTTGATTCTTATAAAAGGAAACAAAATTCTTTGAAAAGATCCATGTCTTTAAGTTAAGATTTTTCACAGAATTGGAATACCAACTCGAACCGGTTGTCACAACAGTTGCCGGCATCGTGTACGTGGATGATTTATACCCACAAGGGAATTTATAAAGGATTTTGACCTTTTTATCATATAAAACTCCTTTTACCGATGTTAAATAAGGGTTCGCTTTTGGTGCAGAATAAGATTCTACCTTATATAAATAATCAGAAATTCCTTCTCGTTTGATCTTATTATTTAATTTTAGTACTTTTACATGTTGGAACTCATGGTTTTTTGACAAACTCTTTGAATTCTTCATAGAAGTAACGGTTTTAGGTAGTTGATATACGGAAGTAAATTTACGGTTCGGATAAGAATATAACTTCTGTACTTTCTTATCATAGAGGATTCCGTCTACTGCTTTCATATAAGGATTCTTCTTTGCAACGACATATTTATTCAAATGATTCAGGTTGAACGTAGCATTCATTTGATCAAATGGAATGGATCTAAGTGTTGATGGGATCTTCAGTGTCTTAATATTATTATAATACCCAAAAGCACTGGCTGATATGGTTTTGACACCCTCTGGGATTGCAAAACAGGTCTCTTTTTGAGAGCCAAAATGAATGATAAGCTTGGTTTTTTTCTTATTATATAAGCTATTCTTTTTTAATGTATAATATGGATTTTTGGAATCCACAACGATCTTTGTCAATGAGGTTAAATTCTTTGCTAACTGATCTATATTTGTGATCTGAGTCGCTTTTCCGATCGTTAACTGTTTTATCGGTGCCATCGTATACTTTAGCTGGCACTTCTTGACGTTCTTGTCAATATGTAACGATTTAATAGAACGATCCACAATCCCGTAAAGTTTCGTCTTCTTCTTATTATAAAGCACTCCGTTATGGATGGTATAGTAAGGATTTCCTTTATCAATTGTGACTTTTGATAAAGCGAAAAAATACCGTAGCGGATCATACATTGTTTTACAATTATAATCTTTGGAAGATGGTTCATACACACCTGTAACAGAGTTATAGGAATAGAAGGTAACAAATCGCTTTAGCGACTTCGTGATATGAAGCTTCTTGATCATGTTTTGTGGAAGTACATCTAAGTTTAGTTCTGTTAACTCCTCTGGAAAATTTACATCTGTAACGTGTCTGAGCTGCGGATATAATAATAACTCAGTTTTTTTCTTATTATATAAAACATGATCC carries:
- a CDS encoding fibronectin/fibrinogen-binding protein, which codes for MKKSINKTRVRLILTLLVIVCIFTYNRKVGSAATVSDLTTFYFDGTNMKDYNNQATFVFTCDTKDASLNTYNLYHVSKIRYEKGCTTLSEEVLGSFSSVQTIELSSTVSTYQPISISTPTTKENGSYQLSSPILTKLEKFIVDSDNPYFAAIDGILYDREVKTLVKYPSDQKYIVYEIPSTVETQASLSSFYFANNLKELKINAKAKLAFTNTCKRDDIGKGFQNLTDISVAPENPYYSVVDHVLYNKKKTELLLYPQLRHVTDVNFPEELTELNLDVLPQNMIKKLHITKSLKRFVTFYSYNSVTGVYEPSSKDYNCKTMYDPLRYFFALSKVTIDKGNPYYTIHNGVLYNKKKTKLYGIVDRSIKSLHIDKNVKKCQLKYTMAPIKQLTIGKATQITNIDQLAKNLTSLTKIVVDSKNPYYTLKKNSLYNKKKTKLIIHFGSQKETCFAIPEGVKTISASAFGYYNNIKTLKIPSTLRSIPFDQMNATFNLNHLNKYVVAKKNPYMKAVDGILYDKKVQKLYSYPNRKFTSVYQLPKTVTSMKNSKSLSKNHEFQHVKVLKLNNKIKREGISDYLYKVESYSAPKANPYLTSVKGVLYDKKVKILYKFPCGYKSSTYTMPATVVTTGSSWYSNSVKNLNLKTWIFSKNFVSFYKNQTVLNTKLINLRTIKMPIKNTNFSWDEQNSCLTQKKGNLKINFNTQIYYPKIKFEQIK